The window GAGCGCGCGCATACCGTCGGCACCCACGCGACGCGTCGCCATTGCGACGGACGCACGCCGGGGCGAAGTTTATCTCGAAGTCTTCGATCGCCATTCGTTGGCGACTTTGGTGCCGCCAAGCTGCCGAGGCATTGCTGATGCGGCGGAGACGCTCGGAAGTGAGCCGATCGTTGTTGCGGGTTCGGGAGCGAAGGCTGTTGCCGACGCGGCGCGCGCGTCAGGCGTTGGAGCTCACGACATTCTGCCGGATCTTTTGCCAGACGCGCTCGACGTGCTGTTTCCCGCTTGTGAGCTTCCGCTGACAGAGACGTTGCGGCCGCTCTATCTTAGGGCTCCGGACGCAAAACCACCTTCACCAAGTTCGATTGTCAGGGTGGGTGTATGACATCGAATGTCATGCCGTTCCGCAACGTGAAGCACGCCAGTATGCTTTGGGCTTCGCCTGAGCGGGCCGAAGAAATTGCGGGACTGCATGCCAAGCTGTTTGATCCTGCGTGGGATGCGGCTGCCATTAAATCGCTGCTCGAGCATCCGGCGGCGACATCTCTGATTGCTGTTGCCGGTTCGCCGAAGGCGATCATCGGATTCATCATTGGTCAGCTTGCGGCCGATGAAGCCGAAATCCT is drawn from Hyphomicrobium methylovorum and contains these coding sequences:
- the tsaB gene encoding tRNA (adenosine(37)-N6)-threonylcarbamoyltransferase complex dimerization subunit type 1 TsaB — translated: MNVLSLDSCFDACSAAAGRGLRTLTPSISFAYAPMQTGHAEQLLPMAKMVMAEAGLEFAALDRIAVTFGPGTFTGTRICVSAARALALATGAQIVALSSLRLMAMSARIPSAPTRRVAIATDARRGEVYLEVFDRHSLATLVPPSCRGIADAAETLGSEPIVVAGSGAKAVADAARASGVGAHDILPDLLPDALDVLFPACELPLTETLRPLYLRAPDAKPPSPSSIVRVGV
- the rimI gene encoding ribosomal protein S18-alanine N-acetyltransferase, whose amino-acid sequence is MTSNVMPFRNVKHASMLWASPERAEEIAGLHAKLFDPAWDAAAIKSLLEHPAATSLIAVAGSPKAIIGFIIGQLAADEAEILSIGVAPNWQRAGLAMGLLEGLARAARRGEAKRIFLEVAEDNEAALALYRKLGFEEVGRRKRYYVRPGNAAVDALTMALTL